Proteins encoded together in one Caulobacter sp. X window:
- a CDS encoding ArdC family protein encodes MNTALTELVADLTNRIAAGVAPWRKTWQSGGAGTPLRSDGVPFTGANAMLLSIARDARGYTSAHWFTFKQALALDACVRKGEKGAPALLYKPVRSANDNDDGDGDGGAPASRGRAYLAAYTVFSADQIEGLDPAYYAPPPLPKWSEAALPPTLRDYPVDIAYGSFEPAYYDAIDTIRMPHPSAFDSFADYCATLAHEQIHSTGHASRLDRQCLADYHKDLRARAEEELIAELGSYFLSMRCGVPYSEALIDGHASYLASWAKRLREQPNALFTAAAAAQRAVDYLIQQAEAAALPLAA; translated from the coding sequence ATGAACACCGCCCTCACCGAACTTGTCGCCGACCTGACCAATCGCATCGCCGCCGGCGTCGCGCCCTGGCGGAAGACTTGGCAGTCGGGCGGGGCGGGGACCCCGCTGCGCAGCGACGGCGTCCCGTTCACCGGGGCAAACGCCATGTTGTTGTCGATCGCCCGCGACGCGCGCGGCTACACCTCCGCGCACTGGTTCACCTTCAAGCAGGCCCTCGCCCTGGACGCCTGCGTGCGCAAGGGCGAGAAAGGCGCGCCGGCCTTGCTCTACAAGCCGGTGCGCTCGGCCAACGACAACGACGACGGCGATGGTGACGGCGGCGCGCCGGCCTCGCGCGGCCGGGCCTATTTGGCGGCCTACACAGTCTTCTCGGCCGACCAGATCGAAGGCCTGGACCCGGCCTACTATGCGCCGCCGCCCCTCCCTAAATGGAGCGAGGCGGCCCTGCCGCCGACGCTTCGCGACTACCCCGTCGATATCGCCTACGGGTCCTTCGAGCCGGCCTACTACGATGCGATCGACACGATCCGAATGCCGCATCCGTCGGCGTTCGACAGCTTCGCCGACTACTGCGCCACCCTGGCCCACGAGCAGATCCACAGCACCGGCCATGCGTCACGCCTGGATCGCCAGTGCCTCGCCGACTATCACAAGGACCTACGCGCCCGGGCCGAAGAAGAGCTGATCGCCGAGCTGGGCAGCTACTTCCTGTCCATGCGTTGCGGTGTTCCCTATTCGGAAGCGCTGATCGACGGCCACGCCAGCTATCTGGCCTCCTGGGCGAAACGCCTTCGCGAGCAACCCAACGCGCTGTTCACCGCCGCCGCCGCGGCCCAGCGCGCCGTCGACTACCTGATCCAGCAAGCCGAGGCGGCGGCCCTGCCGTTGGCCGCGTGA
- a CDS encoding bifunctional class I SAM-dependent methyltransferase/DEAD/DEAH box helicase, which yields MTMLSLFDPAARDDKAANIVGAGKAIANAMAKNKPMDRKSVASVMTMMFGGDDANGAWSWKDAYEAIEVATVLHIKRHGVSLVRLEDDPLQAYTLLETLSRAALTHTRRSEEQVELDQFSTPAPIAALAALAGLVRPTDRVLEPSAGTGLLAVMAEICGAQLTLNELAETRRGILERVFPGAERFGLDGAHLHDLINTSGSFDVAITNPPFQHLADHLVSSLKCLADGGRLVAIVPQRALTDLTLTKALCAHGAIVGRVHLPANAFAKHGTSVDTALLIVDRGRDAPIAPIHDDDDVEAVITALQALPQRLTAKPRVFRTVSAPLAQRVRGPGVGGRRFALFESVAPVTYEVIDWTGEGRDVGVFQEYRVSRIKADGYPVHPANLVESSAMASIAPPAPSYQPVLPTATLALGYLSLEQMEAVIYAGEAHSRHLPGRFRPTDEQPWNLTADPEAKPYRAGFFIGDGTGVGKGSEGAAIIMDNFAQGRRKALWVSKNDVLIDDARRDWKALGGSETDIVPHSRFSQADKIGGEMILFTTYATLRQLGRNQAKSRLDQIVDWLGEDFDGVILFDEAHSMGNAAGGGDGARGPTKASQQGRMGLALQNLLPDARVVYESATGATTARNLAYATRLGLWGGTEAPFNSREDFLTAADAGGLALAEIVARDLKAAGLYLARSISLEGVVIEPQIHELTEADIKLWNAWADAFQMIHSHVEAALEVSGAQLCKNAKSAARSAFASTSQRFFLGLLSGIKAPSLHGKIRERLDMGMSVVIQLISTNEATLDRRLAETDPKTWHNVVVDLTPRDVVLQYLEKAFPVNAYTVETGPDGKDVSVPLRDADGNNVISQEALALRERTLMNLAMLPACNGILDSVIDTFGADAVAEVTGRSKRVVRKNGRMVVERRGSSANRAETDAFQSGRKKILVFSEAGGTGRSYHADLKSGSADRPRAHFTLEYGWRSDTAIQGLGRTHRTNQASAPTVLPYVTNLPGERRFLSTICRRLDSMGALTRGERRSNSGGMFRPSDNLETPFARRAQIALYKAMKRGDCAMSITEFERKTALMLRDEEGDLLDAEDLPELRRHLNRVLALRVEDQNVIFEAFDRIHEGILEKAAADGTLDKGMEDMTPSQLELVDEQVIRTDPRTGATTRMIHFKTIEPVERLSAREALAITPRSRRHDLRLLRNERSGNVGLAILGITLVGEGDAIIPGVRLITPQETSRMPLQQYQDSAWVEVDETQWITLWDDRVASLPSEEVCDLYLVTGEILPVWKHLEGHSVKVRRIKAPDGRRWLGRVLDEVGAHQLRTKLGLAVQGSVAPIDIRRCVMEQSMTVELAEGLFLVARRVMGQMRMEVDGASAQADVLRSLGVFFELISFQARGFVPIDRFNVLAALLQRFPVVNFHNQSMVA from the coding sequence ATGACCATGCTCAGCCTCTTCGACCCCGCGGCCCGCGACGACAAGGCCGCCAATATCGTTGGCGCCGGCAAGGCGATCGCCAACGCCATGGCAAAGAACAAACCGATGGACCGCAAGTCGGTGGCCTCGGTCATGACCATGATGTTCGGCGGTGATGACGCGAACGGCGCCTGGTCTTGGAAGGACGCATACGAGGCGATCGAGGTCGCCACGGTGCTGCACATCAAGCGCCACGGCGTGAGTCTCGTGCGTCTCGAGGATGACCCTCTACAGGCCTACACGCTCCTCGAAACCCTGTCGCGCGCGGCCCTCACCCATACCCGCCGATCCGAGGAGCAGGTGGAGCTCGACCAGTTCTCCACGCCCGCGCCGATCGCGGCGCTTGCCGCCCTGGCTGGCCTGGTCAGGCCGACCGACCGCGTGCTCGAGCCCTCGGCCGGGACGGGCCTGCTTGCGGTGATGGCCGAGATCTGCGGCGCTCAACTGACGCTGAACGAATTGGCGGAGACCCGTCGCGGGATCCTCGAGCGGGTGTTTCCGGGGGCGGAGCGCTTTGGCCTCGACGGCGCCCACCTGCACGACCTGATCAACACATCGGGCAGCTTCGACGTGGCGATCACCAATCCGCCCTTCCAACATCTGGCCGATCACCTCGTCTCGAGCCTCAAATGCCTCGCCGACGGCGGGCGCCTGGTGGCGATCGTGCCGCAGCGCGCCCTGACGGATCTGACGCTGACCAAGGCGCTCTGCGCCCACGGCGCGATCGTCGGGCGCGTCCATCTTCCGGCCAACGCCTTCGCCAAGCACGGCACGTCCGTCGACACCGCGCTCCTGATCGTCGACCGCGGCCGCGACGCGCCGATCGCGCCCATCCACGACGACGACGACGTCGAGGCGGTCATCACCGCCCTGCAGGCCCTGCCGCAGCGACTGACCGCCAAGCCACGGGTCTTTCGGACTGTCAGTGCTCCTTTGGCGCAGCGGGTGCGCGGTCCGGGCGTTGGCGGACGGCGGTTCGCGCTGTTCGAAAGCGTCGCGCCCGTGACCTATGAGGTGATCGACTGGACCGGCGAGGGTCGCGACGTCGGCGTCTTCCAGGAGTACCGCGTCTCGCGCATCAAGGCCGACGGATACCCGGTCCATCCCGCCAATCTCGTGGAAAGCTCGGCCATGGCCTCGATCGCGCCGCCCGCGCCGAGCTATCAGCCCGTCCTGCCGACGGCGACGCTGGCCCTGGGCTATCTGTCGCTCGAACAGATGGAGGCTGTCATCTATGCCGGCGAGGCGCACAGCCGTCATCTGCCCGGCCGATTCCGCCCGACCGATGAGCAGCCATGGAACCTGACGGCCGATCCGGAGGCCAAGCCCTACCGCGCCGGCTTCTTCATCGGCGACGGGACTGGCGTCGGCAAGGGCAGCGAGGGCGCGGCGATCATCATGGACAACTTCGCCCAGGGCCGCCGCAAGGCGCTCTGGGTCTCCAAGAACGACGTCCTCATCGACGACGCCCGCCGCGACTGGAAGGCGCTCGGCGGCAGCGAGACCGACATCGTCCCGCACTCGCGCTTCAGCCAGGCCGACAAGATCGGCGGCGAGATGATCCTCTTCACGACCTACGCCACGCTTCGGCAGCTCGGTCGCAACCAGGCCAAGTCGCGCCTCGACCAGATCGTCGACTGGCTCGGCGAGGACTTCGACGGAGTCATCCTGTTCGACGAAGCCCACAGCATGGGCAACGCCGCCGGCGGCGGCGACGGCGCCCGCGGCCCGACCAAGGCCTCGCAGCAAGGTCGCATGGGCCTGGCGCTGCAGAACCTCCTGCCGGACGCCCGCGTCGTCTATGAATCGGCGACCGGCGCGACGACCGCGCGCAATCTCGCCTACGCCACGCGCCTGGGGCTCTGGGGCGGCACGGAGGCGCCGTTCAACAGCCGTGAGGATTTCCTGACGGCCGCGGATGCTGGCGGTCTGGCCCTGGCCGAGATTGTCGCGCGAGACCTCAAAGCCGCCGGCCTCTACCTGGCGCGGTCCATCAGCCTCGAAGGCGTGGTCATCGAGCCGCAAATCCACGAGCTGACCGAGGCCGACATCAAGCTCTGGAACGCCTGGGCGGACGCCTTCCAGATGATCCACTCCCATGTCGAAGCCGCCCTCGAGGTGTCGGGGGCGCAACTGTGCAAGAACGCCAAGTCGGCCGCGCGCAGCGCCTTCGCATCGACCAGCCAGCGCTTCTTCCTGGGCCTGCTGTCGGGGATCAAGGCGCCGTCCCTGCACGGCAAGATCCGCGAGCGCCTCGACATGGGCATGAGCGTGGTCATCCAGCTCATCTCGACCAACGAAGCCACCTTGGACCGGCGCCTGGCCGAGACCGACCCGAAGACCTGGCACAATGTCGTCGTCGACCTGACGCCCCGCGACGTCGTTCTGCAGTACCTCGAGAAGGCCTTCCCGGTGAACGCCTACACCGTCGAGACCGGTCCGGACGGCAAGGACGTATCGGTGCCGTTGCGCGACGCCGACGGCAACAACGTCATTTCGCAGGAGGCCCTGGCCCTTCGCGAACGAACCTTGATGAACCTCGCCATGCTGCCCGCCTGCAATGGCATCCTCGACTCGGTGATCGACACCTTCGGCGCCGACGCGGTGGCCGAGGTCACCGGCCGCAGCAAGCGCGTGGTGCGCAAGAACGGACGGATGGTGGTCGAACGCCGCGGCTCCAGCGCCAACCGCGCCGAGACCGATGCCTTCCAGTCCGGCCGCAAGAAGATCCTCGTGTTCTCGGAAGCCGGCGGGACGGGGCGCAGCTACCACGCCGATCTGAAGAGCGGCAGCGCCGACAGGCCCAGGGCGCATTTCACCCTGGAGTATGGATGGCGGTCGGACACCGCGATCCAAGGTCTTGGACGCACGCACCGCACCAACCAGGCCAGCGCCCCGACCGTTCTGCCCTACGTCACCAATTTGCCCGGGGAGCGTAGATTTCTCTCAACGATCTGCAGGCGGCTCGACAGCATGGGGGCCCTCACGCGTGGCGAGCGTCGCTCCAACAGCGGCGGCATGTTCAGACCGTCGGACAATCTGGAAACGCCGTTCGCGCGGCGGGCGCAGATCGCCCTCTACAAGGCCATGAAGCGCGGCGACTGCGCCATGTCGATCACCGAGTTCGAACGCAAGACGGCGCTCATGCTGCGCGACGAGGAGGGCGACCTGTTGGACGCCGAGGACCTACCGGAACTGCGTCGTCACCTCAATCGCGTGCTGGCGCTGCGGGTCGAGGACCAGAACGTGATCTTCGAGGCCTTCGACCGGATCCATGAAGGCATTCTCGAAAAGGCCGCCGCCGACGGCACGCTCGACAAGGGCATGGAGGACATGACGCCGAGCCAGCTGGAGCTGGTCGACGAGCAGGTGATCCGCACCGACCCGCGGACCGGCGCGACGACGCGGATGATCCACTTCAAGACCATTGAGCCGGTCGAGCGCCTCTCGGCGCGCGAGGCCTTGGCGATCACGCCGCGATCGCGCCGCCACGACCTCCGCCTGCTGCGCAACGAACGCTCGGGCAACGTCGGCCTGGCGATCCTCGGCATCACCCTGGTGGGCGAGGGAGACGCGATCATCCCCGGCGTGCGGCTGATCACGCCGCAAGAGACCAGCCGAATGCCCCTGCAGCAGTACCAGGACAGCGCCTGGGTCGAGGTGGACGAGACCCAGTGGATCACACTCTGGGACGACCGCGTCGCATCCCTCCCGTCCGAGGAAGTCTGCGACCTCTACCTCGTCACCGGCGAGATCCTGCCCGTCTGGAAGCACCTCGAGGGCCATTCGGTGAAGGTCCGGCGGATCAAGGCGCCTGATGGCCGACGCTGGCTTGGGCGCGTGCTCGACGAAGTCGGCGCACATCAGCTGCGCACCAAGCTCGGCTTGGCCGTGCAAGGCAGCGTCGCGCCCATCGACATCCGGCGCTGCGTCATGGAGCAGAGCATGACCGTCGAGCTCGCCGAAGGCCTTTTCCTGGTCGCGCGCCGGGTCATGGGCCAGATGCGGATGGAGGTCGATGGGGCGAGCGCCCAGGCCGACGTCCTGCGGTCGCTTGGCGTGTTCTTCGAGCTGATCTCGTTCCAGGCGCGCGGGTTCGTGCCCATCGACCGGTTCAACGTGCTGGCCGCGCTTCTGCAGCGCTTCCCGGTCGTGAACTTCCACAACCAGAGCATGGTCGCCTGA
- a CDS encoding ParB/RepB/Spo0J family partition protein — MTAKSAKTKPEAVATKTEAADMVTMMVPRCDIGIAPENPRADVPADDEIPNMAETLVTDDGCGQVVPIYVRRGKRSELPWMALDGRRRLFGFDHLLAEGRIENDHPVRITICETKEQIARAVVLLNTERLQPHPADSIEAIAKLLKKNMSPDQIGRALGYKKSEMNKLIRLASVHPRAIEAFRAGKLQPRHLRMLARLEDQDLQRAHADRVLDGFYFDDVAVQSMIRGDKATTQDPRFVLVTMAEYAEAGGRIEQDLFGEFPDSVLDTPLLDELWQGKVAQITDILAERGVEIFIAAKDRVEIPAGMEAPWNYLSEHQVGAELKAQFNADRRAVIDFETEIKGLVQSGEFDAQRIAEYLWANAELYTYEQVQKEIGAITLFPHRETGVTARPALKAYVPPVKTEDEIRADQEAAEAKQAAEDARSAYAVTTHKIASAPRVKVDVEGLNNSLHERRTDVATKGLIRDLADDPDVALTVLAAKLLTSAVTHEGSYNFAARITCDLYSSRFEVIPELDGEVRLRVCAWKDRLVESQKRPIAFVHGLSHADRLQLIADLVALSLDLKEVGTGSVSSSRRADAAEIQELLGSDISRHWTPDAEFLAAHSKGLLLKMADDLKLDTTSLSKAKKHEIVASVEEAALSARYVPKGLDWSIELLEADQADFDSDDEEEGEADDVEDTAGDDQPETPEDEVELTDPSAGGAGAEAPANDAVDDLEDIVIDADLHDELGEDAMHFADDDIAA, encoded by the coding sequence ATGACCGCCAAGTCCGCTAAGACCAAGCCCGAAGCCGTCGCGACCAAGACCGAAGCCGCCGACATGGTCACCATGATGGTCCCGCGCTGTGACATCGGCATCGCGCCCGAGAACCCGCGCGCCGACGTGCCGGCCGATGACGAGATCCCGAACATGGCCGAGACCCTCGTCACCGACGACGGTTGCGGCCAGGTCGTGCCGATCTATGTCCGCCGCGGCAAGCGCTCGGAACTGCCGTGGATGGCCCTGGACGGCCGGCGCCGTCTGTTCGGCTTCGACCATCTGTTGGCCGAAGGCCGCATCGAGAACGACCACCCGGTGCGCATCACCATCTGCGAGACCAAGGAGCAGATCGCCCGCGCCGTGGTGCTGCTGAACACCGAACGCCTGCAGCCCCATCCGGCCGACAGCATCGAGGCGATCGCCAAGCTTCTGAAGAAGAACATGTCGCCCGACCAGATCGGCCGCGCCCTCGGCTACAAGAAGTCCGAGATGAACAAGCTGATCCGGCTTGCCTCGGTCCACCCACGCGCGATCGAAGCGTTCCGCGCCGGCAAGTTGCAGCCGCGCCACCTGCGGATGCTGGCGCGCCTCGAGGACCAGGATCTGCAACGCGCGCACGCCGATCGCGTCCTGGACGGCTTCTACTTCGATGACGTCGCGGTCCAGTCGATGATCCGCGGCGACAAAGCCACGACCCAGGATCCTCGGTTTGTCCTGGTCACCATGGCCGAATACGCCGAGGCCGGCGGCCGGATCGAGCAGGACCTGTTCGGCGAGTTCCCCGACAGCGTTCTCGACACCCCGCTGCTGGACGAGCTGTGGCAGGGCAAGGTCGCGCAGATCACCGACATTCTCGCCGAGCGCGGCGTCGAGATCTTCATCGCGGCCAAGGATCGCGTCGAGATCCCGGCCGGGATGGAAGCGCCCTGGAACTATCTCAGCGAACACCAGGTCGGCGCCGAGCTGAAGGCCCAGTTCAACGCCGATCGTCGCGCCGTCATCGACTTCGAGACCGAGATCAAGGGCCTGGTGCAGAGCGGCGAGTTCGACGCCCAGCGCATCGCCGAGTATCTGTGGGCCAACGCCGAGCTCTACACCTACGAACAGGTGCAGAAGGAGATCGGCGCCATCACCCTCTTCCCGCATCGGGAAACCGGGGTCACCGCCAGGCCCGCGCTCAAGGCCTATGTCCCGCCGGTCAAGACCGAAGACGAGATCCGCGCCGACCAGGAGGCCGCCGAGGCCAAGCAAGCCGCCGAGGACGCCCGCAGCGCCTACGCCGTCACCACCCACAAGATCGCGTCGGCGCCGCGCGTGAAGGTCGACGTCGAAGGTCTCAACAACAGCCTTCATGAGCGCCGCACCGACGTCGCTACCAAGGGCCTGATCCGCGACCTGGCGGACGATCCCGACGTGGCCCTGACGGTCCTGGCGGCCAAGCTGCTGACCTCGGCGGTCACGCACGAGGGCAGCTACAACTTCGCCGCCCGCATCACCTGCGACCTCTACTCGTCGCGGTTCGAGGTCATCCCTGAGCTCGACGGCGAAGTCCGCCTGCGGGTTTGCGCCTGGAAGGATCGTCTCGTCGAGTCGCAAAAGCGGCCGATCGCCTTCGTCCACGGCCTGTCGCACGCCGACCGCCTGCAGCTGATCGCCGATCTTGTCGCGCTCTCCCTCGACCTGAAGGAAGTGGGCACGGGCTCGGTCAGCTCGAGCCGCCGCGCCGACGCGGCCGAGATCCAGGAACTGCTGGGCAGCGACATCAGCCGTCACTGGACGCCTGACGCCGAGTTCCTGGCCGCCCATTCCAAGGGCCTGCTGCTGAAGATGGCCGACGACCTCAAGCTCGATACGACCAGCCTCTCCAAGGCCAAGAAGCACGAGATCGTCGCCTCGGTCGAAGAAGCGGCCTTGAGCGCCCGCTACGTGCCCAAGGGCCTGGACTGGTCGATCGAGTTGCTCGAAGCCGACCAGGCCGACTTCGACTCCGACGACGAGGAGGAGGGTGAAGCCGACGATGTGGAGGACACCGCCGGCGACGATCAACCCGAAACGCCGGAGGATGAAGTCGAACTGACGGATCCCTCGGCCGGCGGCGCCGGCGCCGAGGCGCCCGCCAACGACGCGGTCGACGACCTCGAGGACATCGTCATCGACGCCGACCTCCACGACGAGCTGGGCGAAGACGCCATGCACTTCGCGGACGACGATATCGCGGCCTAA
- a CDS encoding antirestriction protein, with protein sequence MVPTPNSPTVTLVPDDERMDFLPRLFPGCFSRGEALVYGVTRKWFPAYNGGQWDFFLIDGRPGFMAPAGEGGLDAMIPGNQFEGHLSHQAVGVVVTLVALAASLEQVPSETLLGHYERLRALIPHLPERDLIYRAID encoded by the coding sequence ATGGTTCCCACTCCCAACAGTCCAACCGTCACCCTCGTGCCAGACGATGAGCGGATGGACTTTCTTCCCCGGCTCTTTCCCGGCTGCTTCAGCCGCGGCGAAGCGCTCGTCTATGGCGTCACGCGCAAGTGGTTCCCCGCCTACAACGGTGGCCAATGGGACTTCTTTCTTATCGACGGGCGCCCCGGCTTCATGGCGCCGGCCGGCGAAGGCGGGCTCGACGCAATGATCCCCGGAAATCAATTCGAGGGCCATTTGTCCCATCAAGCTGTCGGCGTGGTCGTGACGTTGGTCGCCCTGGCCGCCAGCCTCGAACAAGTCCCCAGCGAGACGCTCCTTGGTCATTACGAGCGGCTGAGAGCCCTCATCCCGCATCTTCCGGAGCGCGACCTCATCTACCGCGCCATCGACTGA
- a CDS encoding toprim domain-containing protein, translating into MAGPLAHIARTMKGDLFRNGRQANIPAPGHSKDDRSVSLGLRDDGRILVNCYSTKKHVSWREVLALLRAKHLIDADGRPTGYSSVSSKPLPETPDDAARRARAMELWNQARDVSRTLAERYAHARAITDKLPSHSFRFLGETPVSVFRPSANFTRPALLTAIRLPSGDLSAIEITYLTLGGRRDHGLRLSRKNIGVFDPEAHCSVHIDPIAEEMLFAEGAFTTLHARKRFKLPSRALLCTRNMRFFAPPPGLKRAVIARDNGPDGERSARILAATFRRHRVATEIVAPPVDFDDFDTWGRREALQALRAAIEASAQADNTA; encoded by the coding sequence ATGGCAGGACCGCTTGCGCACATCGCCAGGACCATGAAGGGCGACCTCTTCCGGAACGGCCGTCAGGCCAATATCCCCGCCCCGGGCCATTCCAAGGATGATCGCTCCGTCTCCCTGGGCCTGCGGGACGACGGCCGCATCCTCGTCAACTGCTACAGCACCAAAAAGCACGTCTCCTGGCGTGAGGTCCTCGCGCTCCTGCGGGCCAAGCATCTGATCGACGCCGACGGTCGGCCAACCGGCTATAGTTCGGTGTCCTCCAAGCCTTTGCCGGAGACCCCCGATGACGCGGCTCGGCGAGCGCGGGCGATGGAACTCTGGAACCAAGCCCGAGATGTCAGCCGAACGCTCGCCGAACGCTATGCTCACGCGCGCGCGATCACCGACAAGCTGCCGTCCCACTCGTTTCGCTTCCTCGGCGAGACGCCGGTGTCGGTGTTCAGGCCCAGCGCCAACTTCACAAGACCGGCGCTGTTGACGGCCATCCGACTGCCCAGCGGTGACCTCTCGGCCATCGAAATCACCTACCTCACCCTGGGCGGCCGCCGCGACCACGGCCTGCGTCTGTCGCGCAAGAACATCGGCGTGTTCGATCCGGAAGCCCATTGCTCGGTCCATATCGACCCCATCGCCGAGGAGATGCTGTTCGCCGAAGGCGCCTTCACGACGCTTCACGCCCGCAAGCGCTTCAAGCTGCCGTCGCGCGCCTTGCTCTGCACCCGAAACATGCGGTTCTTCGCGCCGCCGCCTGGCCTCAAGCGCGCGGTCATCGCGCGAGACAATGGCCCGGACGGCGAACGGTCAGCCAGGATCCTCGCGGCCACCTTCCGCCGACACAGGGTCGCGACGGAGATCGTGGCGCCGCCGGTCGATTTCGACGACTTCGACACCTGGGGCCGGCGAGAAGCCCTGCAAGCGCTCCGCGCTGCGATCGAGGCCTCGGCGCAAGCGGACAACACCGCGTGA
- a CDS encoding S1/P1 nuclease yields MKAAAVLTSMALVIGAPSGAFAWGGNAHRAIADIAAARMSPKALRKAEQLLAATDTGLVGPTFEDAAVWADVMRDSSAEARALTASWHYVNLEVGAEDVAAACPQVPFEAGRVSTTGQGACLLTKIDDFIRTLSDPRQSDRERGLALRYLTHFVGEAHQPLHAASSCHDAGGNAERIETVSGRDTSLHGYWDTTVVTDLARNPKALAKTLNAQITPSQARAWSGAKTSSWIAESHTLAVEIAYRYGGPNACARSRSVTRLSPAYEERARAVAGQQIQKAGVRLAAVLNAVLD; encoded by the coding sequence ATGAAAGCCGCCGCCGTCCTGACGTCGATGGCGCTCGTGATCGGCGCGCCGAGCGGCGCATTCGCCTGGGGCGGCAACGCACACCGGGCCATCGCTGACATCGCCGCCGCGCGCATGTCGCCAAAGGCGCTTCGCAAAGCCGAGCAGCTTCTGGCCGCCACCGACACGGGGCTTGTCGGCCCCACGTTCGAGGACGCTGCCGTGTGGGCGGACGTGATGCGCGACAGCAGCGCTGAAGCCCGCGCGCTCACCGCCTCGTGGCACTATGTCAATCTCGAGGTCGGCGCCGAGGACGTGGCGGCCGCCTGCCCACAGGTTCCCTTCGAAGCCGGCCGGGTCAGCACGACCGGCCAGGGAGCCTGTCTCCTAACCAAGATCGACGATTTCATCAGAACGCTTTCCGATCCCCGCCAGTCGGATCGGGAGCGGGGCCTCGCGCTGCGTTACCTCACCCATTTCGTAGGCGAGGCCCACCAACCCCTTCACGCCGCCTCCAGCTGCCACGACGCCGGCGGAAACGCCGAACGGATCGAGACCGTGAGCGGTCGCGACACCAGCCTCCACGGCTACTGGGACACCACGGTCGTTACGGATCTCGCCCGAAATCCCAAGGCCCTGGCCAAAACGCTGAATGCCCAGATCACGCCCAGCCAAGCCAGGGCCTGGTCAGGCGCGAAGACCTCAAGCTGGATCGCCGAGAGCCATACCTTGGCCGTCGAGATCGCCTACCGGTACGGCGGACCAAACGCCTGCGCCAGATCACGATCAGTGACCCGCCTGTCGCCCGCCTACGAAGAACGCGCGCGGGCCGTGGCGGGGCAACAGATCCAGAAGGCGGGCGTTCGCTTGGCCGCCGTTCTCAACGCTGTCCTGGACTAG